The following proteins come from a genomic window of Pseudomonas hygromyciniae:
- a CDS encoding disulfide bond formation protein B → MIDEMRLARERRFLVLLGIICLALIGGALYMQIVLGEAPCPLCILQRYALLLIALFAFIGAAMRTQRSVTVFEVLVVLSALGGVAAAGHHVYTQFYPAISCGVDVLQPIVDDLPLAKIFPLGFQVDGFCSTPYPPVLGLSLAQWALVAFVLTAILVPLGIYRNRKHRA, encoded by the coding sequence ATGATTGACGAAATGCGGTTAGCGCGTGAGCGGCGCTTTTTGGTGTTGCTGGGGATTATCTGCCTGGCGCTGATCGGTGGCGCGCTCTATATGCAGATAGTGCTGGGTGAAGCGCCATGCCCACTGTGCATCCTGCAGCGTTATGCCTTGTTGCTGATTGCGCTCTTTGCCTTTATTGGCGCGGCGATGCGCACCCAGCGCAGTGTCACGGTCTTTGAAGTGCTGGTGGTGCTCAGCGCCCTCGGTGGTGTCGCTGCCGCCGGGCACCATGTGTATACCCAGTTCTATCCGGCCATCAGTTGCGGTGTCGATGTACTGCAGCCGATTGTCGATGACTTGCCCCTGGCGAAGATCTTCCCCCTGGGCTTCCAGGTCGATGGTTTCTGCAGCACGCCGTACCCGCCGGTACTGGGCTTGTCCCTGGCCCAGTGGGCGCTGGTGGCGTTCGTGTTAACGGCGATCCTGGTGCCCCTGGGCATTTACCGCAATCGCAAGCACAGGGCTTAA
- the cyoA gene encoding ubiquinol oxidase subunit II, producing the protein MSKNRYTRLLGIVPLFGMLLLGGCNWTLLDPVGQVGVEQRNLIITATLLMLLVVVPVIVMTFAFAWKYRASNTKATYAPKWSHSTKIEIAVWLVPVLIIIALGYITYKSTHELDPYRPLESDVPPITIEVVALDWKWLFIYPEQGIATVNKIVFPANTPINFKVTSDAVMNSFFIPGLGGQIYAMAGMQTKLHLIANQNAELDGISANYSGAGFTGMKFKAIATSQEDFNAWVQEAKSSPKQLEKAEYEALAKPSQNNPVELYSSYTPDLFQKIIDKYEGMKPGKPVKHEKKEVAAVEGTDANSHSAAGAEE; encoded by the coding sequence ATGAGTAAAAACAGGTACACCCGATTACTAGGCATAGTGCCGCTTTTCGGCATGTTATTGCTGGGAGGCTGCAACTGGACGCTGCTCGACCCTGTGGGTCAGGTCGGCGTGGAGCAACGTAACCTGATCATCACTGCAACCTTGCTGATGCTGTTGGTCGTGGTGCCGGTCATCGTGATGACCTTCGCGTTCGCCTGGAAATACCGCGCGTCCAACACCAAGGCCACCTACGCGCCGAAGTGGTCGCACTCCACCAAGATCGAGATCGCGGTGTGGCTGGTCCCTGTACTCATCATCATCGCCCTGGGTTACATCACCTATAAGTCGACCCACGAGCTGGACCCTTACCGTCCGCTGGAATCCGACGTGCCGCCAATCACTATCGAAGTGGTCGCGCTGGACTGGAAGTGGCTGTTCATCTATCCCGAGCAAGGGATCGCCACCGTCAACAAGATCGTGTTCCCGGCCAACACCCCGATCAACTTCAAAGTGACCTCGGATGCGGTGATGAACTCGTTCTTCATCCCGGGCCTGGGTGGCCAGATCTACGCGATGGCGGGCATGCAGACCAAGCTGCACCTGATTGCCAACCAGAACGCCGAGCTCGACGGTATCTCCGCCAACTACAGCGGCGCGGGCTTTACCGGCATGAAATTCAAAGCAATCGCCACCTCCCAGGAAGACTTCAACGCCTGGGTACAAGAAGCCAAGAGCTCACCAAAACAGCTTGAAAAAGCTGAATACGAAGCCCTTGCCAAGCCAAGCCAGAACAACCCTGTAGAGCTGTACTCCTCGTACACGCCGGACCTGTTTCAGAAAATCATCGATAAGTATGAAGGGATGAAGCCAGGCAAGCCGGTCAAGCACGAGAAGAAAGAAGTGGCTGCTGTGGAAGGGACGGACGCAAATTCGCATTCAGCTGCCGGGGCAGAGGAGTAA
- the cyoB gene encoding cytochrome o ubiquinol oxidase subunit I yields MFGKLSWEAVPFHEPIVMVTIAMIALGGLALFAAITYFKKWTYLWTEWLTSVDHKKIGVMYIIVAMVMLLRGFADAIMMRTQLAMATEGSPGYLPPEHYDQIFTAHGVIMIIFMAMPFFTGLMNLAVPLQIGARDVAFPFLNSLSFWLLVSGVVLINLSLGVGEFAKTGWVAYPPLSGLQYSPGVGMDYYIWALQLSGLGTTLTGVNFLATVLKMRTPGMKLMDMPIFTWTCTWANVLIVASFPILTATLALLTLDRYMDFHIFTNELGGNPMMYVNLFWAWGHPEVYILILPAFGIFSEVISTFTGKRLFGHHSMVYASGAISVLGFMVWLHHFFTMGSGASVNAFFGLATMLISIPTGVKLFNWLFTIYHGRLRFTSQVLWTLGFMVTFAIGGMTGVLLAIPGADFVLHNSLFVIAHFHNVIIGGAVFGYIAGFSFYFPKAFGFKLHEGWGKAAFWFWITGFFVAFMPLYALGFMGMTRRLNATTNPEWVPYLYVAMFGAVMIAVGIACQLIQLYVSIRDRKQNACDSGDPWNAHTLEWSTSSPPPFYNFAVLPKAETIDPFTEAKENGTAYQRPVRYSPIHMPNNTATGVVMGALLTVFGFAMIWHIWWLAIASLAGTVIYFVIHAARDDQGYMVPVDVIERIEAEQHARLVAEKKIPANRVETSLEQA; encoded by the coding sequence ATGTTTGGTAAATTAAGTTGGGAAGCGGTCCCATTCCACGAGCCGATCGTGATGGTGACCATCGCCATGATCGCGCTGGGTGGCCTGGCGCTGTTTGCGGCAATCACCTACTTCAAGAAGTGGACCTACTTGTGGACCGAGTGGCTGACGTCGGTCGACCACAAGAAAATCGGCGTGATGTACATCATCGTCGCCATGGTCATGCTGCTGCGCGGTTTTGCCGACGCCATCATGATGCGGACCCAGTTGGCCATGGCCACCGAAGGTTCGCCTGGCTACCTGCCGCCTGAACACTATGACCAGATCTTCACCGCCCACGGTGTGATCATGATCATCTTCATGGCGATGCCTTTCTTCACCGGCCTGATGAACCTGGCAGTGCCGCTGCAGATCGGTGCGCGTGACGTTGCGTTCCCGTTCCTCAACTCCCTGAGCTTCTGGCTGCTGGTTTCCGGCGTCGTGCTGATCAACCTGTCCCTGGGCGTCGGCGAATTCGCCAAGACCGGTTGGGTTGCCTATCCGCCGTTGTCGGGGCTGCAATACAGTCCGGGCGTGGGGATGGATTACTACATCTGGGCGCTACAGCTATCCGGGTTGGGTACGACGCTAACGGGGGTCAACTTCCTGGCCACCGTGCTGAAAATGCGTACCCCAGGCATGAAACTGATGGACATGCCGATCTTCACCTGGACCTGCACCTGGGCCAACGTCCTGATCGTGGCTTCGTTCCCGATCCTGACCGCTACCCTGGCGCTGCTGACGCTTGACCGTTACATGGATTTCCACATCTTCACCAATGAACTTGGTGGCAATCCAATGATGTACGTGAACCTGTTCTGGGCATGGGGTCACCCTGAGGTGTACATCCTGATCCTGCCAGCGTTCGGTATCTTCTCCGAAGTGATCTCGACCTTTACCGGCAAGCGCCTGTTTGGTCACCACTCGATGGTCTACGCTTCCGGCGCGATCTCGGTGTTGGGCTTCATGGTTTGGCTGCACCACTTCTTCACCATGGGCTCGGGGGCCAGCGTCAACGCCTTCTTCGGCCTGGCGACGATGCTGATTTCGATCCCGACGGGGGTGAAGCTATTCAACTGGCTGTTCACCATCTACCACGGCCGTCTGCGCTTCACCAGCCAGGTTCTGTGGACCCTGGGCTTCATGGTGACTTTCGCCATCGGCGGCATGACCGGCGTACTGCTGGCCATCCCGGGTGCTGACTTCGTACTGCACAACAGCCTGTTCGTGATCGCTCACTTCCATAACGTGATCATCGGTGGTGCGGTATTCGGCTACATCGCTGGTTTCAGCTTCTACTTCCCGAAAGCGTTCGGCTTCAAGCTGCACGAAGGCTGGGGCAAGGCTGCATTCTGGTTCTGGATCACCGGCTTCTTCGTCGCCTTCATGCCGCTCTATGCACTGGGCTTCATGGGTATGACTCGTCGTCTGAACGCCACTACCAACCCTGAGTGGGTGCCGTACCTGTACGTCGCCATGTTCGGTGCGGTGATGATCGCTGTCGGTATCGCCTGCCAGTTGATCCAGCTGTACGTGAGTATCCGTGACCGCAAGCAAAACGCCTGCGACTCCGGCGATCCATGGAATGCACACACCCTGGAATGGTCGACCTCGTCGCCACCGCCGTTCTACAACTTCGCCGTGCTGCCTAAGGCCGAGACCATCGACCCGTTCACCGAAGCCAAGGAAAACGGTACGGCGTATCAGCGTCCTGTGCGCTACTCGCCGATCCACATGCCGAACAACACCGCCACTGGCGTGGTGATGGGCGCGCTGTTGACGGTCTTCGGTTTCGCGATGATCTGGCACATCTGGTGGCTGGCTATCGCAAGCCTGGCTGGCACCGTGATCTATTTCGTGATCCACGCGGCTCGTGATGATCAAGGCTACATGGTGCCGGTCGACGTGATCGAGCGCATCGAAGCCGAGCAGCACGCTCGCCTGGTAGCCGAGAAGAAGATTCCGGCCAACCGTGTTGAAACCTCGTTGGAACAGGCTTAA
- the hmpA gene encoding NO-inducible flavohemoprotein: MLSVQDRAIVKSTVPLLESGGEALITHFYRMMLSEYPEVRPLFNQAHQASGDQPRALANGVLMYARHIDQLDQLGDLVAKIINKHVALQILPEHYPIVGNCLLRAISEVLGDEIATPEVMSAWGAAYGQLADILIGAESAIYDEKAQAVGGWRGARPFLLVKRVEESSEIISLYFAPVDNGPILAAEPGQYIGLKLILDGEEVRRNYSLSARTDAGLYRISVKREAGGRVSNYLHDQMHVGATIDLFPPSGEFTLVDSDKPLVLISGGVGITPTLPMLEAALATERPVHFIHCARNGGVHAFRDWVDALAAHHPQLQRFYCYAEDDGISPAADKLGMLTQEQLAAWLPEERDVDAYFLGPKGFMSAIKRHLKALGVPEKQSRYEFFGPAAALE; encoded by the coding sequence ATGCTTAGCGTTCAAGACCGTGCCATCGTCAAATCTACTGTGCCGCTGCTCGAAAGCGGTGGTGAAGCCCTGATCACCCACTTCTACCGCATGATGCTGTCCGAGTACCCCGAAGTGCGCCCGCTGTTCAACCAGGCCCACCAGGCCAGCGGCGACCAGCCTCGCGCCTTGGCCAATGGTGTGCTGATGTACGCGCGGCACATCGACCAGTTGGACCAGTTGGGCGATCTGGTGGCCAAGATCATCAATAAGCACGTGGCCCTGCAAATCCTGCCGGAGCATTACCCGATTGTCGGCAACTGCCTGCTGCGGGCGATTTCCGAGGTGTTGGGTGATGAAATCGCCACCCCTGAAGTGATGAGTGCATGGGGCGCAGCCTACGGGCAACTGGCCGATATCCTGATCGGCGCAGAGAGTGCCATCTACGACGAAAAAGCCCAGGCCGTTGGCGGCTGGCGCGGGGCGCGCCCGTTTTTGCTGGTCAAGCGGGTGGAGGAGAGCAGTGAAATCATCTCCTTGTACTTTGCCCCGGTGGACAACGGCCCGATCCTCGCCGCCGAGCCCGGCCAGTACATCGGCCTGAAGCTGATCCTCGATGGCGAAGAAGTGCGCCGCAACTATTCATTGTCGGCGCGTACCGACGCGGGCCTGTACCGCATCAGCGTCAAGCGCGAAGCGGGCGGGCGCGTGTCCAATTACCTGCATGACCAGATGCACGTGGGGGCGACCATCGACCTGTTCCCGCCATCGGGGGAGTTCACGCTGGTGGACAGCGACAAACCCCTGGTGCTGATCAGTGGCGGTGTGGGCATCACGCCAACCCTGCCGATGCTGGAAGCGGCGTTGGCGACCGAGCGCCCGGTGCATTTTATCCACTGCGCGCGCAATGGTGGCGTGCATGCGTTTCGCGACTGGGTCGATGCCCTGGCCGCGCATCACCCGCAACTGCAGCGCTTCTACTGCTACGCCGAAGACGACGGCATCAGCCCGGCGGCGGACAAACTCGGCATGCTGACCCAGGAGCAGCTGGCGGCGTGGTTGCCTGAGGAGCGTGATGTGGATGCCTACTTCCTTGGGCCCAAAGGGTTTATGAGTGCGATCAAACGTCACCTCAAGGCTTTAGGTGTGCCTGAAAAGCAGAGCCGGTATGAGTTCTTCGGGCCGGCGGCGGCGCTGGAATAA
- the cyoC gene encoding cytochrome o ubiquinol oxidase subunit III: protein MSNLVTNAGHAHVDDHGHDDHHDAGEMTVYGFWLYLMTDCILFASIFAVYAVLVNNVAGGPSGHDIFELNYVLGETALLLFSSITYGFAMLAFFRGNKAGVLKWLGLTFLLGLGFIAMEINEFHLLISEGYGPSRSGFLSAFFTLVGTHGLHVTAGLIWMAIMMYQVNKHGLTSTNKTRLSCLSLFWHFLDVVWICVFTVVYLMGTL from the coding sequence ATGTCGAACTTAGTGACCAATGCTGGACACGCCCATGTCGATGACCATGGGCACGATGATCACCACGACGCGGGCGAGATGACCGTATACGGTTTCTGGCTCTACCTGATGACCGACTGCATCCTGTTTGCATCGATCTTTGCGGTATACGCGGTACTGGTAAACAACGTAGCGGGTGGCCCGTCGGGCCACGACATCTTCGAGCTGAATTACGTACTGGGCGAAACCGCCTTGCTGCTGTTCAGCTCGATCACCTACGGCTTCGCCATGCTGGCGTTCTTCCGTGGCAACAAGGCAGGCGTGCTCAAGTGGCTGGGCCTGACCTTCCTGCTCGGCCTTGGCTTTATCGCCATGGAGATCAACGAGTTCCACCTGCTGATCTCCGAAGGCTACGGGCCTAGCCGTTCCGGCTTCCTGTCGGCGTTCTTCACCCTGGTCGGTACCCACGGTCTGCACGTAACCGCCGGTCTGATCTGGATGGCGATCATGATGTACCAGGTCAACAAGCATGGCCTGACGTCGACCAACAAGACCCGCCTGAGCTGCCTGAGCCTGTTCTGGCACTTCCTGGACGTGGTCTGGATCTGCGTCTTCACCGTTGTCTACTTGATGGGGACTCTGTAA
- the norR gene encoding nitric oxide reductase transcriptional regulator NorR produces the protein MTAHSLLTTLLPLVADLSRELPEGERYRRLLQAMRTLLPCDAAALLRLDGEWLVPLAVDGLSPDTLGRRFKISEHPRFAVLLSSPGPTRFDSDSELPDPYDGLVDGLHGHLEVHDCMGCPLFVDDHPWGLLTLDALDTERFERVELDALHAFASLAAATVNVAERMEHLALRAEDEHQRAEIYRQASGQQHKEMIGQSKTHKRLVEEIKLVGGSDLTVLITGETGVGKELVAQAIHAASPRSEKPLISLNCAALPETLVESELFGHVRGAFTGALNERRGKFELANGGTLFLDEVGELSLTVQAKLLRVLQSGQLQRLGSDKEHQVDVRLIAATNRDLAEEVRNGRYRADFYHRLSVYPLQVPALRERGRDVLLLAGFFLEQNRSRMGLGSLRLTSDAQAALLAYGWPGNVRELEHLIGRSALKALGNCRERPKILSLSAKDLDLPNESAPLIEEPAELALVNGDLRQATEHYQRQVISACLERHQHNWASAARELGLDRANLGRMAKRLGLK, from the coding sequence ATGACTGCACACTCCCTGCTCACCACCCTGCTGCCATTGGTAGCCGACCTGTCCCGCGAACTGCCGGAAGGCGAGCGCTACCGACGCCTGCTGCAAGCCATGCGCACCCTGCTGCCCTGCGATGCCGCCGCGCTGTTGCGCCTGGACGGTGAATGGCTGGTGCCGCTGGCCGTGGACGGTCTGAGCCCGGACACCTTGGGCCGACGCTTCAAGATCAGCGAACATCCGCGCTTTGCCGTGCTGCTGAGCAGCCCCGGCCCCACCCGCTTTGATAGTGACAGCGAACTGCCCGACCCCTACGACGGCCTGGTCGATGGCCTGCATGGGCATCTGGAAGTGCACGACTGCATGGGCTGCCCGCTGTTTGTCGACGACCATCCCTGGGGTCTGCTGACCCTGGATGCCCTCGACACCGAACGCTTCGAACGTGTCGAACTGGACGCCTTGCACGCGTTTGCCAGCCTCGCCGCCGCCACGGTCAATGTCGCCGAACGCATGGAACACCTGGCCCTGCGCGCCGAGGACGAACACCAGCGTGCAGAAATCTATCGCCAGGCCAGCGGCCAGCAGCACAAGGAAATGATCGGCCAAAGCAAGACCCACAAACGCCTGGTGGAAGAAATCAAGCTGGTGGGCGGCAGCGACCTGACCGTGTTGATCACCGGCGAAACAGGGGTCGGCAAGGAGTTGGTGGCCCAGGCCATTCACGCAGCCTCGCCCCGTTCGGAGAAACCGCTGATCAGCCTCAACTGTGCAGCGCTGCCAGAGACCCTGGTGGAGAGCGAACTGTTCGGCCACGTTCGCGGCGCGTTCACCGGCGCGCTGAACGAACGGCGGGGCAAGTTCGAACTGGCCAATGGCGGCACCTTGTTCCTCGATGAAGTGGGTGAGTTGTCGCTGACGGTCCAGGCCAAGCTATTGCGGGTGTTGCAAAGCGGGCAGTTGCAGCGACTGGGTTCGGATAAGGAGCACCAAGTGGACGTGCGCCTGATCGCCGCCACCAACCGTGACTTGGCCGAAGAAGTGCGCAACGGCCGCTACCGCGCCGACTTCTATCACCGCTTGAGTGTGTACCCGCTGCAAGTCCCGGCCTTGCGTGAGCGCGGGCGCGATGTATTGCTGCTGGCAGGGTTTTTCCTTGAGCAGAACCGCTCACGCATGGGCCTGGGCAGCCTGCGCCTGACCAGTGATGCCCAGGCGGCATTGCTGGCTTATGGCTGGCCCGGGAATGTGCGGGAGCTGGAACACTTGATTGGCCGCAGCGCGCTGAAGGCCCTGGGCAATTGTCGGGAACGACCGAAGATCCTCAGCCTCAGCGCCAAGGACCTGGACTTGCCCAATGAGTCTGCCCCCTTGATAGAAGAGCCCGCCGAGCTTGCGCTGGTGAACGGCGACCTGCGCCAGGCCACCGAGCATTACCAAAGACAAGTCATCAGCGCCTGCCTGGAACGCCATCAGCACAACTGGGCCAGCGCCGCCCGCGAACTGGGCCTGGACCGCGCCAACCTGGGGCGCATGGCCAAGCGCCTGGGCCTGAAGTAG